One part of the Torulaspora delbrueckii CBS 1146 chromosome 8, complete genome genome encodes these proteins:
- the TDEL0H03220 gene encoding uncharacterized protein, producing the protein MQQLSSFRGEKLSVIPGDSERSVGSKGLKPITDLPQDTKKGLGESIRSGFQSLRRKTSSWRRAKVENLEDKSFKGDSDNVTDSDSEACQISLFDTQRQRNSGISTASSTRSHKLRFWLNSFDDVNDDYISAQSTKSTKSDAIIYQCPPKHRVRFWLNERNPYGYSDSILEVRYSEITTRIIRSRCLANIAAVEASRIGESRRRVRALKFASAAAAAAFARFKKAERDINASHGSIANAAMYAYRAIAAASVIQPQKNGDFIRLQHKFNEHFKYQNESDYFRRIKYIPMKELKKGSAEYKMNQRLREIPTPPMQYDILKYHNDRLDMIIAKGARKRAQLYVAQGAARNYIA; encoded by the coding sequence ATGCAACAGCTATCTAGTTTTAGAGGCGAAAAGCTTTCCGTTATTCCAGGTGATTCTGAGAGATCCGTAGGAAGTAAGGGCCTTAAACCTATAACAGATCTTCCACAGGATACTAAAAAAGGCCTTGGAGAAAGCATAAGATCAGGATTTCAGAGcctaagaagaaaaacgTCATCATGGAGACGTGCAAAAGTTGAGAATCTCGAAGACAAATCTTTTAAAGGGGACAGTGATAATGTTACCGACAGCGACAGCGAAGCTTGTCAGATATCTCTATTCGATACACAAAGACAACGCAACTCAGGAATTTCGACTGCTTCTTCCACTCGGTCGCATAAGTTAAGGTTTTGGctcaattcttttgatgatgtGAACGATGATTACATTAGTGCTCAATCAACGAAGAGCACAAAAAGTGACGCGATAATCTATCAATGTCCGCCTAAACATCGAGTTAGGTTTTGGCTGAATGAAAGGAACCCATATGGCTATAGCGACTCAATTTTAGAAGTTAGATACTCAGAAATTACCACTCGAATAATTCGTTCTCGCTGCTTAGCAAATATTGCTGCAGTGGAAGCCTCTAGGATAGGTGAATCTCGACGTAGAGTTAGAGCACTCAAATTTGCCAGcgctgctgctgctgctgcatTTGCTAGATTCAAAAAAGCTGAAAGAGATATCAATGCAAGCCACGGCAGTATCGCAAATGCAGCAATGTATGCGTATAGGGCAATCGCCGCTGCTTCTGTCATTCAGCCGCAAAAAAATGGTGATTTCATTAGGCTTCAACATAAGTTCAATGAGCATTTTAAGTACCAGAACGAGTCGGACTATTTCCGTCGAATCAAGTATATTCCGATGAAAGAGCTTAAGAAAGGATCGGCCGAGTATAAGATGAACCAAAGGCTCAGGGAAATTCCTACTCCACCTATGCAATATGATATCCTCAAATATCACAATGATAGGCTGGATATGATCATTGCCAAAGGTGCTAGAAAAAGGGCCCAACTTTACGTTGCGCAAGGTGCTGCACGGAATTATATAGCTTGA
- the PAN1 gene encoding actin cytoskeleton-regulatory complex protein PAN1 (similar to Saccharomyces cerevisiae PAN1 (YIR006C); ancestral locus Anc_7.160), translated as MYNPYGVPGNQKPQATGYYQQMQQNQQPQQPQQPQQLQQPLSYNQVGGQNTGFSNVQSGMNSYLNPQMSSQQFTGYNPNNSQFNQANIGQTTGNYYGQQNNGLLNVPGIDSSGKPGSSQSPFATSNNFQSPPAQQSQGTGYHNVPFQQPQIQQPQPQQTQQNQQPQQVQQTGMRPQLLAQQRTGPQPQLLQQQQTGFGQSQPLLPQQTGFYMQSSQQQAPLEPLRPTATGFVNSFANNGINNDVNIPARRLSFITANDQAKFEKLFRSRVAKGSNTISGNDCRAILMKSGLQPSQLAKIWALCDSSKAGELLFPEFALAMHLVNDVLQGDSIPYELDTKTKNEVSSFIDAINLSIASQSYTDLSQARTPFDQLVNQGTTGLQAQNTGFMPQTSFGMPLQTQITGRPVNNAQDNFAVPLQSQITGGAVSNAQNNFGVPLQSQITGGAVSNAQNSFGVPLQSQITGGGLPATPNSFGMPLQSQVTGGGLKSQNTGYMPQTSFGLPVQPQVGPQLNQQLTGNRLQSQNTGFMPQTSFLQNQVTGNGMLQQQTTGGFAPSLPNQNTGAFNSFAPQNTVGANIAPNSQTSMNGGIQQPQFTGGPIGTQPSGNTFQQQITGGPLGTLPPLQQQQQQQPVGPSAANLTTQSTGSLIPQQATGPPIGAQQFGGSQNQPYRGFATAVPSQSTGNLSALQSQQTGYLPPSGFNPTMPLTAQKTGFGNNEIYAQSNFGSNFNAESEDSITPEEKSLFYKIFETYDTEKKGLLESTSAVEIFRKSGLNRSDLEHIWNLCDVNNSGSLNKQEFALGMHLVYRRLNGYQLPNRLPLSLIPSSTKIIDNVKNQLKNTRSNEGKQKTAKIDALSYKNNDDEAALPSFRNRRKVFSTANEKPVSSVGASSSTSDANKKKEKLASLRKAIKEKRDRLNAERNREQSTSEQDELRRIETLKAEIRDLPQFSNVENDAVPAELRERFDGIISKLPHLFSQITDADNEITNARIQLFKMKTPSSIVGTGPNGEITEDDRKKAKSKALLKARMDALTGKQVEVADSLDQEERRYNTEISKIRDESTKNQHIIDDIRRSISEISASLKSNLNGGVINGNPADFGTWEFGVGLEPDVRRFINALNSAKLSTARPNNASSAVKPQQNAGNVSQPQSSSYNSREPVENVGPGSYSSDQTGSNSQKAKPAEEDEDEEERHLRDQLEKLKLKKKADKERRLAELRRQIEEAENDSEDEQEINQNAGTKAPLSSSVQGSTPSLDRNSQPNAQSTSTPAVVANSVPPVTSTPTGGRNPFFRQEISSTSSFDAKAAENQRRLQRGLGEDDESDGWSDDEPQQKPVSSPTADEADAKKAAQVNTPVAPPASLQPSVTSSSQAPAVPLAPPLPAVSQTVPPAVESSEPVPVAPPLPQVTGSNTAPPVPTAPPLPQVTGSNIAPPVPTAPPLPQVGSGSVFSMPPPPSLPGAKVQALTPAQTPQLAETQNDSDDVLSIPDSVASEEDVNESAPTGIPPPPPLP; from the coding sequence ATGTACAACCCATATGGTGTACCGGGGAACCAGAAACCCCAGGCTACGGGTTATTACCAACAAATGCAGCAGAATCAGCAACCTCAGCAACCTCAGCAACCTCAACAGCTGCAGCAGCCTCTGTCCTACAACCAAGTAGGAGGTCAAAACACGGGTTTTAGCAATGTTCAGTCTGGTATGAATTCGTATCTCAATCCTCAAATGTCTTCTCAACAATTTACTGGGTACAATCCTAATAATTCTCAATTTAATCAGGCAAATATTGGTCAGACAACTGGCAATTACTACGGTCAGCAGAATAATGGATTGCTAAATGTACCAGGTATCGATTCTAGTGGGAAACCGGGATCTAGTCAATCACCATTTGCGACTTCGAACAATTTCCAATCACCTCCGGCGCAGCAAAGTCAAGGAACAGGATATCATAACGTACCTTTTCAGCAACCTCAAATACAGCAACCTCAACCCCAGCAGACCCAGCAGAACCAGCAACCCCAACAAGTACAACAGACCGGTATGCGACCTCAGCTTCTAGCTCAACAGCGCACAGGGCCGCAACCTCAGCTAttgcagcagcagcagaCTGGTTTTGGCCAATCTCAGCCATTGCTACCTCAGCAAACTGGGTTTTACATGCAATCGTCGCAACAGCAAGCTCCCTTGGAGCCATTGAGACCAACTGCCACTGGCTTTGTCAACTCCTTTGCTAATAACGGTATCAATAATGATGTAAATATTCCAGCAAGAAGACTTTCCTTCATCACTGCGAATGATCAGGCCAAATTCGAGAAGTTGTTTCGGTCAAGAGTGGCGAAGGGATCGAATACTATCTCAGGAAATGACTGTCGAGCAATTCTAATGAAATCTGGGTTACAGCCATCACAGTTGGCCAAGATCTGGGCTTTGTGTGATTCGAGCAAAGCTGGTGAGCTACTCTTTCCAGAATTCGCCCTGGCCATGCATCTAGTAAATGATGTCTTGCAAGGTGATTCAATTCCATATGAGTTAGACACTAAGACCAAGAACGAGGTTTCCAGCTTTATTGATGCCATCAATTTAAGTATTGCGTCACAGAGCTACACTGATTTGTCCCAGGCACGTACACCTTTCGACCAGTTGGTCAACCAGGGTACAACCGGTTTGCAGGCGCAAAACACTGGATTCATGCCCCAAACTAGCTTTGGTATGCCTTTGCAAACTCAAATTACTGGTCGCCCTGTTAATAATGCACAGGATAATTTTGCCGTTCCTTTACAGTCTCAAATAACTGGTGGTGCAGTCTCTAATGCGCAAAATAACTTTGGTGTTCCTTTGCAATCTCAAATAACTGGTGGTGCAGTCTCTAATGCGCAAAATAGCTTTGGTGTGCCTTTGCAATCTCAGATTACTGGTGGCGGTTTACCTGCCACCCCGAATAGTTTTGGTATGCCTTTACAATCCCAAGTTACTGGTGGTGGCTTAAAGTCCCAAAATACCGGCTACATGCCACAAACAAGTTTTGGATTGCCAGTGCAGCCCCAAGTGGGGCCCCAGCTGAACCAACAGCTCACCGGGAACAGACTACAATCCCAGAATACAGGTTTTATGCCTCAGACGTcatttttgcaaaatcaaGTTACCGGCAATGGTATGCTGCAACAACAAACTACAGGTGGATTCGCGCCAAGCTTGCCGAACCAAAATACTGGGGCCTTCAACTCGTTTGCACCGCAAAATACTGTTGGGGCCAATATCGCTCCGAACTCACAAACTTCGATGAATGGGGGGATACAGCAACCCCAGTTCACAGGTGGACCCATTGGTACTCAGCCTTCTGGGAACACGTTCCAGCAACAGATAACTGGCGGGCCTCTTGGTACATTACCACCTCtacagcagcagcagcagcagcagccaGTTGGCCCTTCAGCCGCAAACTTGACAACCCAGTCCACGGGCAGTTTAATTCCTCAGCAAGCTACTGGACCTCCTATTGGAGCACAGCAATTCGGTGGCTCTCAAAATCAGCCTTACAGAGGATTTGCAACCGCCGTGCCTTCGCAATCAACTGGTAATCTTTCGGCCTTGCAAAGTCAGCAGACAGGATATCTCCCACCTTCTGGTTTCAATCCTACAATGCCTTTGACTGCCCAAAAGACCGGTTTTGGCAATAATGAAATTTACGCCCAATCAAACTTTGGTTCGAATTTCAATGCTGAAAGTGAGGACTCTATCACGCCTGAAGAAAAGTCTTTGTTTTACAAAATTTTCGAAACTTACGATACAGAGAAGAAAGGCTTGTTAGAATCAACATCTGCTGTAGAGATCTTCAGAAAGTCAGGGCTCAATAGAAGTGACTTGGAACACATTTGGAATCTGTGTGATGTTAACAACAGCGGGAGCCTCAATAAGCAAGAGTTTGCACTCGGTATGCATTTGGTTTACCGTAGATTGAATGGGTACCAACTACCTAATAGGTTACCACTGAGCTTGATCCCTTCCAGTACTAAGATTATTGATAATGTCAAGAATCAGCTCAAGAATACTAGATCGAACGAAGGGAAGCAAAAGACTGCTAAAATTGATGCTCTGAGCTATAAAAacaatgacgatgaagcTGCCTTGCCCAGCTTCAGGAACCGTAGAAAAGTTTTTAGCACGGCCAATGAGAAACCCGTCAGCAGTGTCGGTGCCAGCAGTTCAACCTCGGATGctaacaagaagaaagaaaaacTTGCGTCTTTGAGAAAAGccatcaaagagaagaggGATCGTTTGAATGCCGAAAGAAACCGCGAGCAGTCTACTTCTGAGCAAGACGAATTGAGACGTATTGAAACTCTCAAGGCAGAGATTAGAGACTTGCCTCAATTCTCTAATGTCGAAAATGATGCTGTTCCGGCTGAATTAAGGGAAAGGTTTGATGGTATCATCTCCAAATTGCCACATCTATTCTCTCAGATCACAGATGCTGACAACGAAATAACCAATGCCAGAATCCAGCTGTTCAAAATGAAAACcccatcttcaattgttgGAACAGGGCCAAATGGGGAGATTACTGAAGACGATAGAAAGAAGGCTAAGAGCAAGGCCCTACTAAAGGCCAGAATGGACGCTTTGACAGGGAAGCAGGTAGAAGTGGCTGATTCgcttgatcaagaagaaagaagatacAATACGGAAATCTCCAAGATCAGAGATGAAAGCACCAAGAATCAACACATTATAGATGATATCAGGCGCTCCATTTCGGAGATTTCTGCCTCTCTCAAGTCCAATCTGAACGGAGGAGTCATCAATGGTAACCCGGCTGATTTTGGTACGTGGGAGTTTGGAGTTGGTTTAGAACCCGATGTCCGTAGATTTATCAACGCCTTGAATTCTGCTAAATTGTCAACTGCAAGACCAAACAATGCTTCGTCTGCCGTGAAGCCGCAACAGAATGCCGGAAACGTTTCTCAACCTCAATCCAGCTCTTACAATAGCAGAGAACCAGTTGAAAATGTAGGTCCTGGTTCTTACTCGAGTGATCAAACAGGGTCTAACTCACAAAAAGCTAAGCCCGCTGAAGAGGAcgaggatgaggaagaaagacaTCTGAGAGACCAACTAGAGAAgttgaagctgaagaagaaggcgGACAAAGAGAGAAGGCTAGCTGAATTACGCAGACAAATAGAAGAAGCCGAGAATGATTCTGAGGATGAACAGGAGATCAATCAAAACGCAGGTACAAAGGCTCctttatcatcttctgtTCAAGGCAGCACTCCTTCCTTGGACCGCAACTCTCAACCAAACGCGCAAAGCACATCGACACCCGCTGTGGTTGCTAATTCTGTACCTCCTGTCACTTCAACGCCCACAGGTGGTAGAAATCCATTTTTCAGGCAAGAGATCTCATCGACCTCATCGTTTGATGCAAAAGCCGCCGAAAATCAAAGGAGATTACAAAGAGGTTTaggtgaagatgatgaaagcGATGGCTGGTCTGACGATGAACCACAACAAAAACCTGTATCATCACCAACCGCAGATGAAGCCGACGCTAAGAAAGCGGCACAGGTAAATACTCCAGTAGCTCCGCCGGCTTCTCTACAACCATCAGTAACTAGCTCCTCTCAAGCTCCAGCTGTCCCTCTGGCTCCTCCATTGCCAGCCGTCAGTCAGACCGTTCCACCAGCTGTTGAGAGCTCTGAGCCTGTCCCAGTGGCCCCTCCTCTGCCACAAGTAACAGGATCGAATACTGCACCACCCGTTCCAACTGCACCACCTCTGCCACAAGTAACAGGATCAAATATTGCACCACCTGTCCCAACCGCTCCACCTCTGCCACAAGTCGGCTCTGGTTCTGTATTTTCCATGCCCCCTCCACCCTCGTTGCCTGGTGCTAAAGTACAAGCCCTGACCCCAGCTCAAACTCCTCAGTTAGCTGAGACACAGAATGACTCTGATGACGTTTTATCGATCCCTGATTCAGTCGCCtctgaggaagatgttAATGAATCTGCACCCACAGGTATTCCACCACCTCCGCCACTTCCTTAA
- the IST3 gene encoding U2 snRNP complex subunit IST3 (similar to Saccharomyces cerevisiae IST3 (YIR005W); ancestral locus Anc_7.159) has product MNQIRAIQRINDTELSSGILSPNLSWHNEYKDRAYIFIGGLNVELTEADILTIFSQYGIPVDVFLVRDRETGDSKGFGYLKYEDQRSAVLAIDNLNGSKIAGRIIKVDHAWYTPRDDMIEYQEAVQRELSKDRIDIPKELRIMDRRQEVEEVELEDPMASYETCPGN; this is encoded by the coding sequence ATGAACCAGATCAGGGCTATACAAAGAATCAATGACACAGAGTTGAGTAGTGGTATTCTTTCACCCAATCTGTCCTGGCATAATGAGTACAAAGATCGAGCGTACATATTCATCGGAGGACTCAACGTTGAGCTCACTGAGGCCGATATACTGACCATATTCTCTCAGTACGGAATTCCGGTAGATGTATTCCTAGTGAGAGATCGAGAGACTGGTGATTCGAAGGGTTTCGGGTATTTGAAGTACGAAGACCAGCGATCTGCTGTCCTTGCCATCGATAACTTGAACGGCTCAAAAATAGCAGGAAGAATAATAAAGGTCGATCATGCCTGGTACACTCCTAGAGACGATATGATTGAGTACCAAGAAGCTGTTCAGCGAGAGCTAAGCAAGGATAGGATTGACATTCCGAAGGAGCTCCGAATTATGGATAGACGCCaagaagtagaagaagtcgaacttgaagatccaATGGCAAGTTACGAGACATGTCCTGGCAATTAA
- the TDEL0H03250 gene encoding bifunctional 4-hydroxy-4-methyl-2-oxoglutarate aldolase/oxaloacetate decarboxylase (similar to Saccharomyces cerevisiae YER010C; ancestral locus Anc_7.158) has product MTSYIDKLSPFTTCDVADGLLNCYNIEDGGYFANLTQWSGKSKGSVVGRAYTVLFAPASDPRPAINYIDGVPEGSFLVIAMTKSLQCEFAPYVKITQACYGGLMSTRAQYQGVVGSVIFGRIRDVDEHRNLEHPVFSYGLGACAPKAAVKAVAIEVPLEILHPDGSTKTIDSGDYVIGDEHGIVGVPISKVNLGFLIEYIERSIEADELVSQDIKSGVPAKQSQQTRREILKRVLESAPDIS; this is encoded by the coding sequence ATGACCTCCTATATCGACAAGTTGTCTCCATTCACAACCTGTGATGTTGCTGATGGTTTACTTAACTGCTATAATATCGAAGATGGGGGATACTTTGCCAATTTGACTCAATGGTCCGGCAAATCGAAGGGATCTGTGGTCGGAAGGGCTTATACAGTGTTATTTGCTCCCGCAAGTGACCCGAGGCCAGCAATAAACTACATTGATGGAGTACCAGAGGGCAGTTTTCTGGTGATTGCCATGACAAAGTCCCTGCAATGCGAATTTGCTCCATACGTCAAGATAACACAGGCCTGTTATGGTGGATTAATGTCTACCAGAGCGCAGTATCAGGGAGTGGTTGGCTCAGTAATTTTTGGCCGGATCAGAGACGTTGATGAGCACAGAAACCTCGAACATCCTGTTTTCAGCTATGGTCTGGGTGCGTGTGCTCCAAAGGCAGCAGTTAAAGCAGTCGCTATCGAAGTCCCTTTAGAGATCCTTCATCCTGATGGTAGTACAAAAACTATCGACTCAGGTGACTATGTTATTGGCGATGAGCACGGTATAGTTGGAGTGCCAATCTCCAAAGTCAATTTGGGATTTTTGATCGAGTATATAGAACGTTCCATTGAGGCTGATGAACTTGTATCTCAAGACATTAAATCGGGCGTTCCAGCTAAACAGTCCCAACAAACTCGCAGAGAAATCTTAAAGCGCGTTTTGGAGTCGGCCCCAGATATCTCTTAA
- the MNN1 gene encoding alpha-1,3-mannosyltransferase MNN1 (similar to Saccharomyces cerevisiae MNT3 (YIL014W); ancestral locus Anc_7.123): MLPFRQFISRLKRKNGALFKRLLLLGTCLMAIYLIFSTSTFSTSYSVLSDDDILEIGARKAMRVSAFHWIEKRQKKVIGQVSEKRGKFFRFPFLASNRSEDAETELLLNWKSSPIAEKCRYMIDATYALNRAWTNEHILKFYGEDEVDNVLISLMAERQRMFDYCFLSGNLSLEDVFKVESLIGLKHEIKSSPNDFLRRMFPFLKKLDDQGDQFLWPQITNLRSGSVQALPDLPKNFNQNFFSNWQRMASGSGIVITLNEGSKNLLYKQLKVFDHSDNTLPIQIITTGNDFSDGFIEELKAKVAASKQNVYLVDCSPILDSEFAKEHIGDIINKWIAVIFTTFEESILLDVDAVPFVPMDDFLTEKSYKASGILMYKDRSMPNEHTFQYCIDMLREVEPSYQERHLINSRIKYHSGTKDFEQSEEADVYKRFSHDLLLHHVESGLVVINKPKKLGGLLLSFLLQLDAKMKRCVYGDKEIFWLGQLYAGQDYSIYPTDGGVAGPLIVENNDSISVYQICATQIAHIDESHNLLWTNGGLKTCKFDNGAEADFERNPAYFEQRYQELESLKSIYGSPLNIEGTIIPNVNEKPWLQINECESYMYCASAYKDNNNASPEVGELSVFDESTSNRIKSIVSIWNQS; this comes from the coding sequence ATGTTACCGTTTCGTCAATTTATTAGTAGATTGAAACGCAAGAATGGTGCTTTATTCAAAAGACTACTATTGCTGGGAACCTGTTTAATGGCGATTTACCTGATCTTCTCGACTAGCACTTTTTCAACCTCTTATTCAGTACTTTCTGATGATGACATTTTGGAGATTGGTGCTAGAAAGGCCATGAGGGTATCTGCCTTCCATTGGATTGAGAAACGCCAAAAGAAGGTCATTGGCCAGGTGTCTGAAAAGAGAGGGAAATTTTTTAGGTTTCCGTTCCTAGCTTCGAATCGAAGTGAGGATGCTGAGACAGAATTATTACTCAACTGGAAAAGCTCTCCCATAGCTGAGAAATGCCGTTATATGATTGACGCTACTTATGCATTGAATCGTGCTTGGACGAATGAACATATACTCAAATTTTATGGTGAGGACGAGGTCGATAATGTACTGATATCGTTGATGGCCGAGAGGCAGCGGATGTTTGACTACTGCTTTCTCTCCGGCAATTTGAGTTTAGAGGACGTCTTTAAAGTTGAAAGTTTGATAGGTCTCAAACATGAGATCAAGAGCTCTCCAAACGATTTCTTGAGGAGAATGTtcccatttttgaaaaaactgGATGACCAAGGAGATCAGTTCCTATGGCCTCAAATTACCAACCTAAGAAGTGGATCCGTCCAAGCTCTACCCGATTTGCCTAAAAActtcaatcaaaattttttctCTAATTGGCAAAGGATGGCCAGTGGTAGCGGGATTGTCATCACTTTAAATGAAGGAAGTAAAAATCTGCTGTACAAACAGCTCAAAGTGTTCGATCACAGTGATAATACTCTGCCAATACAAATCATCACGACTGGGAATGATTTTTCTGATGGgtttattgaagaactgaaGGCAAAAGTCGCAGCGTCCAAGCAGAATGTCTATTTGGTAGATTGCTCTCCTATTTTGGACTCCGAATTTGCGAAAGAGCATATAGGGGATATTATTAACAAATGGATAGCAGTGATATTCACCACATTCGAGGAATCTATTCTTTTAGATGTTGACGCTGTTCCATTTGTTCCAATGGATGATTTCCTGACAGAAAAGAGTTACAAGGCAAGTGGTATTCTCATGTACAAGGATAGAAGTATGCCCAACGAACACACGTTTCAATACTGTATCGATATGCTGCGCGAGGTGGAACCATCATATCAAGAGAGACATCTGATAAACAGCCGAATAAAATATCATTCTGGTACGAAGGATTTCGAGCAATCCGAAGAAGCTGATGTTTATAAACGATTTTCTCATGACCTGCTTCTACACCACGTTGAAAGTGGATTAGTGGTTATTAACAAACCCAAAAAACTAGGTGGGTTACTCCTTTCTTTCCTGCTTCAGCTGGATgcaaagatgaaaagatgcGTCTACGGCgacaaagaaatcttctGGTTAGGTCAGTTGTATGCTGGTCAGGATTACTCGATTTATCCAACTGATGGAGGAGTTGCCGGTCCCTTGATAGTTGAAAACAATGATTCAATCTCtgtttatcaaatttgtgCAACTCAAATTGCGCACATTGATGAGTCGCATAACTTACTTTGGACAAACGGTGGATTAAAAACTTGCAAATTCGATAATGGAGCTGAAGCCGATTTCGAAAGGAATCCCGCATATTTCGAACAGAGGTACCAAGAACTGGAATCTTTAAAAAGCATCTACGGTTCACCTTTGAACATAGAGGGAACTATCATACCCAATGTCAACGAGAAACCATGGCTTCAAATAAACGAGTGCGAAAGCTACATGTATTGTGCTTCGGCGTATAAGGACAACAATAACGCGAGCCCCGAAGTTGGTGAGTTGTCTgtttttgatgaatcaACTTCGAATAGAATAAAATCGATTGTGTCAATATGGAATCAATCATGA